A genomic window from Brevibacillus agri includes:
- the leuD gene encoding 3-isopropylmalate dehydratase small subunit → MNPFVVHTGLVAPLDRVNVDTDAIIPKQFLKRIERSGFGQFLFYEWRFAADGTPIDSFILNTPAYKDSTVLLARNNFGCGSSREHAPWALLDYGFRCVIAPSFADIFYNNCFKNGILPIKLSEEQVDELFQRAQSRENYELTIDLKEQVVRDSEGLSYPFEVDPYRRYCLLNGLDDIGITLQYEDKIAAYEASRQAR, encoded by the coding sequence ATGAACCCATTTGTCGTCCATACCGGACTGGTCGCACCATTGGACCGTGTCAACGTAGATACAGACGCCATCATCCCGAAACAGTTCCTCAAGCGCATCGAACGCAGCGGCTTTGGCCAGTTTTTGTTCTACGAATGGCGCTTTGCGGCCGATGGCACGCCGATTGACTCGTTTATTTTGAACACGCCAGCGTACAAAGATTCGACCGTGCTGCTCGCTCGCAACAACTTCGGCTGCGGCTCGTCGCGCGAGCACGCTCCCTGGGCCTTGCTGGACTACGGCTTCCGCTGTGTGATCGCTCCGTCGTTTGCGGACATTTTTTACAACAACTGCTTCAAAAACGGCATCCTGCCGATCAAGCTCAGCGAAGAACAGGTAGATGAACTGTTCCAGCGCGCGCAAAGCCGCGAAAATTACGAGCTGACCATTGACCTTAAGGAGCAGGTAGTGCGCGACAGCGAAGGTCTGTCCTACCCGTTCGAGGTCGATCCGTATCGCCGCTACTGCCTGCTGAACGGCCTCGACGATATCGGCATCACGTTGCAGTACGAAGACAAAATCGCCGCTTACGAGGCAAGCCGTCAAGCTCGTTAA
- a CDS encoding GNAT family N-acetyltransferase, which translates to MEVRRLGPEDTEAFVKVRLEGLQTDPDAFGATYEEEIKRPMAEWQERLSQGPEGDSGYFGAFVGGELAGIIGYFRHRGLKARHKASVVSMYVREAHRGTGVAAALMQEELAYLRQRGDIDQVQLAVVTTNPGAVRFYEKMGFLPYGLEKRALKTGERYVDETHMYMLLHD; encoded by the coding sequence ATGGAAGTTCGACGATTGGGACCAGAGGATACAGAAGCGTTCGTCAAAGTAAGGTTGGAAGGGCTGCAAACCGACCCGGACGCGTTCGGCGCCACCTATGAAGAGGAAATCAAGCGCCCGATGGCCGAATGGCAGGAACGGCTTTCCCAGGGGCCTGAGGGCGACAGCGGCTATTTCGGCGCTTTTGTCGGGGGCGAGCTGGCGGGCATCATCGGCTATTTCCGGCACCGCGGACTGAAAGCGAGACACAAAGCTTCCGTCGTATCCATGTACGTCCGCGAAGCGCATCGCGGAACAGGTGTTGCGGCCGCGCTGATGCAAGAAGAGCTGGCCTATTTGAGACAGCGGGGCGACATCGACCAGGTACAGCTTGCCGTTGTCACGACAAACCCCGGCGCGGTGCGCTTTTACGAAAAAATGGGCTTTTTGCCGTACGGCTTGGAAAAACGGGCGTTGAAAACAGGGGAGCGCTACGTCGACGAGACGCATATGTACATGCTGTTGCACGATTGA